In bacterium, the following proteins share a genomic window:
- a CDS encoding gliding motility-associated C-terminal domain-containing protein: RIFNIVGEEVYEYEGVSSSGKWLWKLQNKDNEKVASGIYIYVISSSEGDKKVGKIGVVR, translated from the coding sequence TAAGGATATTTAATATAGTCGGTGAAGAGGTATATGAATATGAGGGAGTAAGTAGTAGTGGTAAATGGCTCTGGAAGCTCCAGAATAAAGATAATGAGAAAGTAGCCAGTGGGATTTATATTTATGTAATTAGTAGTTCTGAAGGAGATAAGAAGGTAGGTAAGATAGGGGTGGTGAGGTAA
- the cobU gene encoding bifunctional adenosylcobinamide kinase/adenosylcobinamide-phosphate guanylyltransferase, translating into MSSLMLVLGGIRSGKSQFACQLADRLSKKVVVIATGIPSDEEMKARIQEHQQLRPKHWQTIEEPKEIVPTLEKTTAEVILIDCLNMLISNLLLDELSEDKILKKVSSLVEAIDKKKDGWVIIVSNEVGSCLVPTNKLARQFTDLLGKANQIIARYAQDVYLLVAGIAMKIKSKHSSGGK; encoded by the coding sequence ATGAGCTCACTAATGTTAGTGCTTGGGGGTATTCGTTCAGGGAAAAGCCAATTTGCCTGTCAGTTAGCTGACCGATTAAGTAAAAAAGTAGTGGTTATCGCTACCGGCATCCCTTCAGATGAGGAAATGAAGGCAAGGATTCAAGAACATCAACAGCTAAGACCCAAACATTGGCAAACAATAGAAGAGCCAAAAGAGATTGTCCCCACATTAGAAAAAACAACGGCAGAGGTAATTTTAATTGATTGCCTGAATATGCTTATTTCAAATCTACTTTTAGATGAATTATCCGAGGATAAAATTTTAAAAAAGGTCTCATCGTTAGTTGAGGCAATAGACAAGAAAAAAGATGGATGGGTGATTATTGTCTCTAATGAAGTTGGCTCCTGTCTTGTCCCAACAAATAAATTAGCCAGACAATTTACGGATTTATTAGGCAAGGCAAATCAAATCATTGCAAGATACGCTCAGGATGTTTATCTTTTGGTGGCAGGGATAGCGATGAAGATTAAAAGTAAGCATTCATCAGGAGGGAAGTAA